Proteins co-encoded in one Pseudomonas fluorescens genomic window:
- the yccS gene encoding YccS family putative transporter produces the protein MSSTSFRQSLRRLWALDKFSYSVRVFIALTGSMALCWYQDEMGLLIPLFLGIIASALAETDDSWQGRLNALAVTLVCFSVAALSVELLFPYPIVFVIALALASFGLTMLGALGERYGAIASATLILSVYTMIGVDQRGGAVTDFWHEPMLLVAGAAWYGLLSVLWQAMFSNQPVQQSLARLFRELGYYLKLKASLFEPIRQLDVEARRLELAQQNGRVVAALNSAKEIILHRVGNGRPGSKVSRYLKLYFLAQDIHERASSSHYPYNALADAFFHSDVLFRCQRLLRQQGKACRALAESIQMRQPFIYDASFAEALSDLHASLEHLRIQSNPAWRGLLRSLRALAANLGTLDRLLSDASNPDALADATDSSLLDRSPRNFKDVLTRLRTQLTPTSLLFRHALRLPLALSIGYGMVHLIHPSQGYWIILTTLFVCQPNYGATRRKLGQRILGTAIGLTIAWALFDLFPSPLVQSCFAIAAGVVFFTNRTTRYTVATAAITIMVLFCFNQVGDGYGLFVPRLFDTLLGSLIAGLTVILFLPDWQGRRLNKVLANTLTCNSIYLRQIMQQYAAGKSDDLAYRLARRNAHNADAALSTTLANMLMEPGHFRKEADVGFRFLVLSHTLLSYLSGLGAHRETQLPADVREHLIDGAGVKLASSIDEIAQGLASKQPIAIQSDEEEALANELEQMPDEIDEGQRLVQTQLALICRQLGPLRTLAAHLIKDTSED, from the coding sequence ATGTCCTCGACCTCGTTTCGTCAGTCTTTGCGGCGCCTGTGGGCGCTGGATAAATTCAGCTACAGCGTGCGGGTGTTCATCGCCCTGACCGGCAGCATGGCGCTGTGTTGGTATCAGGATGAAATGGGGCTGCTGATCCCGCTGTTCCTCGGGATCATCGCCAGCGCCCTGGCCGAGACCGACGACAGTTGGCAGGGCCGCCTCAACGCACTGGCGGTGACGCTGGTGTGTTTCAGCGTTGCAGCGCTGTCGGTGGAATTGCTGTTCCCCTACCCCATCGTTTTCGTCATCGCCCTGGCACTGGCCAGTTTCGGGCTGACCATGCTCGGCGCGCTTGGCGAGCGTTATGGCGCGATTGCTTCGGCGACCCTGATTCTCTCCGTCTACACCATGATCGGCGTGGACCAGCGCGGTGGCGCGGTCACGGATTTCTGGCACGAACCGATGCTGCTGGTGGCCGGCGCCGCGTGGTACGGCTTGCTGTCAGTGTTGTGGCAGGCGATGTTTTCCAATCAACCGGTGCAGCAGAGCCTGGCGCGGCTGTTCCGTGAGCTGGGTTATTACCTGAAGCTCAAAGCCTCGCTGTTCGAGCCGATCCGTCAGCTGGACGTCGAAGCGCGTCGACTGGAACTGGCCCAACAAAACGGCCGCGTCGTGGCGGCACTGAACAGCGCCAAGGAAATCATTCTCCATCGGGTCGGCAACGGGCGCCCCGGCTCGAAAGTCAGCCGCTACCTGAAGCTGTACTTCCTGGCGCAAGACATCCACGAACGCGCCAGTTCTTCGCACTACCCTTACAACGCCCTGGCCGATGCTTTTTTCCACAGCGACGTGCTGTTCCGCTGCCAACGCCTGCTGCGCCAGCAAGGCAAGGCCTGCCGGGCGCTGGCCGAATCGATCCAGATGCGCCAGCCGTTCATCTACGACGCGAGTTTCGCCGAGGCCCTGAGCGACCTGCACGCCTCCCTCGAACACCTGCGCATCCAGAGCAACCCGGCCTGGCGCGGGTTGCTGCGTTCGCTGCGGGCGCTGGCGGCCAACCTCGGCACCCTCGACCGTTTGCTCAGCGATGCCAGCAACCCCGACGCATTGGCCGATGCCACCGACAGCAGCCTGCTCGACCGCTCGCCACGCAACTTCAAGGATGTCCTGACTCGTCTGCGCACCCAGCTGACGCCAACGTCATTGCTGTTTCGCCATGCCCTGCGCCTGCCGCTGGCGCTGAGCATCGGTTACGGCATGGTGCATCTGATTCACCCGTCGCAGGGTTACTGGATCATCCTCACCACGCTGTTCGTCTGCCAGCCGAACTACGGCGCCACCCGGCGCAAACTCGGCCAGCGGATTCTCGGCACCGCCATCGGCCTGACCATCGCCTGGGCGTTGTTCGATCTGTTCCCGAGCCCGCTGGTGCAGTCGTGCTTCGCCATCGCCGCCGGCGTGGTGTTCTTTACCAACCGCACCACCCGCTACACCGTAGCGACCGCCGCGATCACAATCATGGTGCTGTTCTGCTTCAACCAGGTCGGCGACGGCTACGGGCTGTTCGTGCCGCGCCTGTTCGATACCCTGCTCGGCAGCCTGATCGCAGGCCTGACGGTGATCCTGTTCCTGCCGGACTGGCAGGGTCGGCGCCTGAACAAAGTGCTGGCCAACACCCTGACCTGCAACAGCATCTACCTGCGCCAGATCATGCAGCAATACGCTGCCGGCAAGAGCGACGACCTCGCCTATCGCCTCGCCCGACGCAACGCGCACAACGCCGACGCGGCACTGTCGACCACGCTGGCGAACATGCTGATGGAGCCGGGGCATTTCCGAAAGGAAGCCGACGTCGGCTTCCGCTTCCTGGTGCTGTCGCACACGCTGCTCAGTTATCTGTCGGGCCTTGGCGCGCACCGGGAAACCCAGTTGCCGGCCGACGTGCGTGAGCACCTGATCGATGGGGCCGGGGTGAAACTGGCCAGCAGCATTGACGAGATCGCCCAGGGTCTGGCGAGCAAACAACCGATTGCGATCCAGAGCGATGAGGAAGAAGCGCTGGCCAACGAGCTGGAGCAGATGCCGGACGAAATCGATGAAGGCCAGCGACTGGTGCAGACACAGCTGGCGCTGATCTGCCGTCAGCTCGGCCCGTTGCGTACGCTGGCGGCGCACCTGATCAAAGACACCAGTGAGGATTGA
- a CDS encoding winged helix-turn-helix domain-containing protein, with the protein MDVSKTKSSFYRRLYVAYLIDSGLASSVPALTEVTGMPRRTAQDTIAALADLDIVCEFEQEEGARNHAGRYRIREWGAIDRGWIERNLRQIKAVLEYP; encoded by the coding sequence ATGGACGTGAGCAAGACCAAGAGCAGTTTCTACCGGCGCTTGTACGTGGCGTACCTGATCGACAGCGGCCTGGCCAGCAGCGTGCCGGCGCTGACCGAGGTCACCGGCATGCCCCGGCGCACGGCGCAGGACACCATTGCGGCGCTGGCGGATCTGGATATCGTCTGCGAGTTCGAACAGGAAGAAGGCGCGCGCAATCATGCGGGGCGCTATCGGATTCGCGAGTGGGGGGCGATTGACCGGGGGTGGATCGAGCGGAATTTGCGGCAGATAAAAGCGGTGCTTGAGTATCCCTAA
- a CDS encoding NAD(P)/FAD-dependent oxidoreductase yields MRSTEVVIIGAGAAGLMCALTAAGRGRQVMLLDHANKAGKKILMSGGGRCNFTNLYTEPSNFLSQNPHFCKSALARYTQWDFIGMVAKHGVPYHEKKLGQLFCDNKSSDILGMLLDECDQVGVNLHLDTSIQTIEKVEGGYLLDTTLGQIQCQSLVIATGGLSIPTLGATGFGYQVAKQFGHDLLPTRAGLVPFTITDQLKDLCTELSGTSVDCLVSCNDQSFRENILFTHRGLSGPAILQISSFWEPGDTVEINLLPDHDAASWLQQQTAERPNSELKTLLGEIFTKKMANLLADNWFVSKPMKQYTHAELADIAEKLGSWKVVPAGTEGYRTAEVTLGGVDTREVSSKTMESLKSPGLYFVGEVLDVTGHLGGFNFQWAWASGYAAAQYV; encoded by the coding sequence TTGCGCTCTACCGAAGTCGTGATCATTGGCGCTGGCGCCGCAGGGTTGATGTGTGCACTGACCGCCGCCGGGCGCGGGCGTCAGGTGATGCTGCTCGACCACGCGAACAAGGCCGGCAAGAAAATCCTGATGTCCGGCGGTGGGCGCTGCAACTTCACCAACCTGTACACCGAGCCGAGCAATTTCCTCTCGCAGAATCCGCACTTCTGCAAATCCGCACTGGCCCGCTACACCCAGTGGGATTTCATCGGCATGGTCGCCAAACACGGCGTGCCGTATCACGAGAAAAAACTCGGCCAGTTGTTCTGCGATAACAAATCCAGCGACATCCTCGGCATGCTGCTGGACGAGTGCGATCAGGTCGGCGTCAACCTGCACCTGGACACTTCGATCCAGACCATCGAAAAGGTCGAGGGCGGTTACCTGCTCGACACCACCCTCGGCCAGATCCAGTGCCAGTCGCTGGTGATCGCCACCGGCGGTCTGTCGATCCCGACGCTGGGCGCGACCGGTTTCGGTTACCAGGTCGCCAAGCAATTCGGCCACGACCTGCTGCCGACCCGCGCCGGCCTGGTGCCGTTCACCATCACCGATCAGCTCAAGGATTTATGCACCGAACTGTCGGGTACATCGGTGGACTGTCTGGTGAGCTGCAACGATCAGAGCTTTCGCGAGAACATCCTGTTCACTCACCGCGGTCTCAGCGGCCCGGCGATTCTGCAGATTTCCTCGTTCTGGGAGCCGGGCGACACGGTCGAGATCAACCTGCTGCCCGATCACGACGCCGCGAGCTGGCTGCAACAGCAAACTGCCGAGCGTCCGAACAGCGAACTGAAAACCCTGCTCGGCGAAATCTTCACCAAGAAGATGGCCAACCTGCTGGCGGACAACTGGTTCGTCTCCAAACCGATGAAGCAGTACACCCACGCCGAACTGGCAGACATCGCCGAGAAGCTCGGCAGCTGGAAAGTCGTGCCGGCCGGCACCGAAGGCTACCGCACCGCCGAAGTCACCCTTGGTGGCGTCGACACCCGCGAAGTGTCGTCCAAGACCATGGAGTCGCTGAAAAGCCCGGGCCTCTACTTCGTCGGCGAAGTGCTCGACGTCACCGGGCATCTGGGCGGTTTCAACTTCCAGTGGGCCTGGGCCTCGGGTTACGCAGCCGCGCAATACGTCTGA
- the mdtD gene encoding multidrug transporter subunit MdtD yields MPNRPPLDAITARWLPWVVAIAFFMQSLDGTILNTALPAMARDLAEDPLRMQGVVIAYMLTVALLIPASGWIADRFGTKKIFFGAILLFSIGSLLCALSSSLTMLVGARVIQGLGGALMLPVGRLVVLRAYPRSELVRIMGFITIPGLLGPLIGPTMGGWMVQYLTWHWIFLINLPVGVIGCYAVWKFIPDLRGSERTRFDSLGFLLFGAAMILITIAMEGLGELHLPHLRVMLLLFGGMACLAAYWLRAGRIENPLFAPSLFKTRTFAVGIIGNLFARLGSGALPFLVPLLLQVALGYSPSQAGMSMLPLAAAAMFAKWMARPLIERLGYRIVLTGNTLALGIMLASMGLVSEQTPYWLLLCLLAILGAINSLQFTAMNTVTLIDLDDASASSGNSLLSVVAQLSLSLGVACAGALLGGFTAEIGNDGVETVLGAFQLTFVTVGVMAMLAATIFSQLSKEDGRRVKRRDEHPDEHIEH; encoded by the coding sequence ATGCCCAACCGCCCGCCTCTCGACGCCATCACCGCCCGCTGGTTGCCATGGGTCGTCGCCATCGCTTTCTTCATGCAGTCCCTCGACGGGACCATCCTCAACACCGCCCTGCCAGCCATGGCTCGGGATCTGGCCGAAGACCCGCTGCGAATGCAGGGTGTGGTCATCGCCTACATGCTCACCGTGGCGTTGCTGATTCCGGCCTCGGGCTGGATCGCCGACCGCTTCGGCACCAAGAAGATCTTCTTCGGCGCGATCCTGCTGTTCAGCATCGGCTCGCTGCTCTGCGCCCTGTCGAGCAGCCTGACCATGCTGGTCGGCGCCCGGGTCATCCAGGGCCTCGGTGGTGCGCTGATGCTGCCGGTCGGACGCCTGGTGGTGCTGCGCGCCTACCCGCGTTCCGAACTCGTACGAATCATGGGCTTCATCACCATTCCCGGCCTGCTCGGCCCGCTGATCGGCCCGACCATGGGCGGCTGGATGGTGCAGTACCTGACATGGCACTGGATTTTTCTGATCAACCTGCCGGTCGGCGTCATCGGCTGCTATGCGGTGTGGAAGTTCATTCCCGACCTGCGCGGAAGCGAGCGCACACGCTTCGATAGCCTCGGTTTCCTGCTGTTCGGCGCGGCGATGATTCTGATCACCATCGCCATGGAAGGGCTTGGCGAATTGCACCTGCCGCACTTGCGCGTGATGTTGCTGCTGTTCGGTGGCATGGCGTGTCTGGCGGCGTACTGGTTGCGTGCCGGACGTATCGAGAATCCGCTGTTCGCACCTTCGCTGTTCAAGACACGGACGTTTGCGGTCGGAATCATCGGCAACCTGTTCGCCCGCCTGGGCAGCGGCGCGTTGCCGTTTCTGGTGCCGCTGCTGCTGCAGGTGGCGCTGGGCTATTCACCGTCGCAGGCCGGGATGAGCATGCTGCCGCTGGCGGCGGCCGCGATGTTTGCCAAGTGGATGGCGCGACCGCTGATCGAACGCCTCGGTTACCGCATCGTACTCACCGGCAACACGCTGGCGTTGGGGATCATGCTGGCGAGCATGGGCCTAGTCAGCGAGCAGACACCGTACTGGCTGTTGTTGTGCCTGCTGGCGATTCTCGGCGCGATCAACTCGCTGCAATTCACCGCGATGAACACCGTGACCCTGATCGATCTCGACGATGCCAGCGCCAGCAGCGGCAACAGTCTGCTGTCGGTGGTCGCACAGCTGTCGCTGAGTCTCGGGGTGGCCTGCGCCGGTGCCTTGCTCGGCGGCTTCACGGCGGAAATCGGTAATGATGGCGTGGAAACCGTGCTGGGCGCATTCCAGCTGACATTCGTGACGGTGGGTGTCATGGCCATGCTGGCCGCGACGATCTTCTCGCAACTCTCGAAAGAGGACGGCCGGCGCGTCAAACGTCGCGATGAACATCCGGACGAACACATCGAACATTAA
- the dbpA gene encoding ATP-dependent RNA helicase DbpA: MTTIATAFNTLPLSAAMLANLDSLGYAQMTPIQAQSLPVILKGMDLIAQAKTGSGKTAAFGIGLLNPINPRYFGCQALVICPTRELADQVAKEIRRLARAEDNIKVLTLCGGVSFGPQIASLEHGAHIIVGTPGRIQQHLRKGSLVLDGLNTLILDEADRMLDMGFYDAIEDIIEQTPARRQTLLFSATYPVGIKQLASKFMRDPQTVKAEAFHDDTQIEQRFYEISPEERMSAVTKVLHHFRPASTVAFCFTKQQVQETVDHLTSKGISAVGLHGDLEQRDRDQVLAMFANRSTSVLVATDVAARGLDIDSLDMVINVELARDSEIHIHRVGRTGRAGEKGIAVSLVAPSEAHRAQAIEQLQKTPLNWDQVDNLKSQGGAPLQPPMSTLCIAGGRKDKVRPGDILGALTGEAGIPGAQVGKIAIFDFQSYVAVERTVVMQALQRLNNGKIKGRSLRVRVL; the protein is encoded by the coding sequence GTGACCACCATCGCCACCGCTTTTAATACTTTGCCGCTGTCCGCCGCCATGCTGGCTAACCTCGACTCCCTCGGTTATGCCCAGATGACGCCGATCCAGGCGCAGAGCTTGCCGGTGATCCTCAAGGGGATGGACCTGATCGCCCAGGCCAAGACCGGCAGCGGCAAGACTGCCGCGTTCGGCATCGGCCTGCTGAACCCGATCAATCCGCGCTACTTCGGTTGCCAGGCGCTGGTCATCTGCCCGACCCGCGAGCTGGCCGACCAGGTCGCCAAGGAAATCCGTCGCCTGGCCCGCGCCGAAGACAACATCAAGGTCCTGACCCTGTGCGGTGGCGTGTCGTTCGGCCCGCAGATCGCCTCGCTGGAGCACGGCGCGCACATCATCGTCGGCACCCCGGGGCGTATCCAGCAGCACCTGCGCAAGGGTTCGCTGGTCCTCGACGGCCTGAACACGCTGATCCTCGACGAAGCCGACCGCATGCTCGACATGGGTTTCTACGACGCCATCGAAGACATCATCGAGCAGACCCCGGCCCGTCGTCAGACCCTGCTGTTCTCGGCGACCTACCCGGTGGGCATCAAGCAACTGGCGTCGAAGTTCATGCGCGATCCGCAAACGGTGAAAGCCGAAGCGTTCCACGACGACACCCAGATCGAACAGCGCTTCTACGAAATTTCCCCGGAAGAGCGCATGAGTGCGGTGACCAAGGTCCTGCACCACTTCCGCCCGGCCTCCACCGTGGCCTTCTGCTTCACCAAGCAGCAAGTGCAGGAAACCGTCGATCACCTGACCTCCAAGGGCATTTCCGCCGTCGGCCTGCACGGCGATCTGGAACAGCGTGACCGCGACCAGGTACTGGCGATGTTTGCCAACCGCAGCACTTCGGTACTGGTTGCCACTGACGTTGCCGCACGCGGCCTGGACATCGACTCGCTGGACATGGTGATCAACGTCGAACTGGCCCGCGACTCGGAAATCCACATTCACCGCGTCGGCCGTACCGGTCGTGCCGGCGAGAAAGGCATCGCGGTCAGCCTGGTGGCGCCGTCCGAAGCGCACCGCGCCCAGGCCATCGAACAACTGCAGAAAACCCCGCTGAACTGGGATCAGGTGGACAACCTCAAGTCCCAGGGCGGTGCCCCGCTGCAACCGCCGATGAGCACGCTGTGCATCGCTGGCGGGCGCAAGGACAAGGTGCGTCCGGGCGACATTCTCGGCGCACTGACAGGCGAAGCCGGCATTCCGGGCGCCCAGGTCGGCAAGATCGCGATCTTCGACTTCCAGTCCTATGTGGCCGTTGAACGCACCGTGGTCATGCAGGCGCTGCAGCGTTTGAACAACGGCAAGATCAAGGGCCGTTCGCTGCGCGTTCGCGTCTTGTAA
- a CDS encoding putative bifunctional diguanylate cyclase/phosphodiesterase: MECAQPTPGEGSSVLLIVDDYPENLISMRALLQRQDWQVMTAASGFEALSLLLEHDVDLVLLDVQMPGMDGFEVARLMRGSQRTRLTPIIFLTANEQSQDAVIKGYASGAVDYLFKPFDPQILKPKVQALLEHQRNRRALQRLSQDLESARAFNASVLDNAAEGILVLAEDGLIRFANPAISRLLNAPVKELEGQEFLDFLQKPHIPLWADSEFYASYKRGETLRLHDALLRTAPGQQVPVALSCAPLPSEQHAMVVTVLDMSVVRHLHQQLEFQAVTDPLTGLLNRRGFYQTVENLLLRGERTDSSWVLMYLDLDGFKRVNDSLGHDAGDRVLRWVSEQLKACLRPFDILARMGGDEFTALLDLEFPEQAAKIAEKLIERVSICQQIEGLDIALGASIGIATYPDCGNNLDGLMRASDIAMYEAKRAGRQQYRFYDHEMNGRARSRLMLEESVRTAIENRDFNLVYQPQVAVGDGRIRGFEALLRWQHPSVGDVPPGLFLPLLEEATLISRLGSWIYHRSAGQRKAWEAEFSKDLVIGVSLSNTQFGLPNLVTELRQVLERHGLQPRQMEVEVTEEALTVNPDETRKQLKLLRNLGVRVALDDFGSGSCSVSHLRDLELDTLKLDRHLIARLPHSTRDASLVRNVIALSKEYGLLVIAEGVETIEQYQWLQAHGCEYVQGFLVARPLVAEDATRFAEPFDWSALAG, encoded by the coding sequence ATGGAATGCGCGCAACCCACGCCAGGTGAAGGCAGCTCAGTCCTTTTGATCGTTGATGATTACCCTGAAAATCTGATCAGCATGCGCGCGTTGCTGCAGCGCCAGGACTGGCAGGTCATGACCGCGGCTTCCGGCTTCGAAGCCCTCAGCCTGTTGCTCGAACACGACGTCGATCTGGTGCTGCTGGATGTACAGATGCCGGGCATGGACGGTTTCGAAGTCGCACGCCTGATGCGTGGCAGCCAGCGCACGCGGCTGACGCCGATCATATTCCTCACCGCCAACGAACAGTCCCAGGACGCCGTGATCAAGGGCTATGCCAGCGGTGCGGTGGATTACCTGTTCAAACCCTTCGACCCACAGATTCTAAAGCCCAAGGTCCAGGCGTTGCTGGAGCACCAGCGCAACCGCCGGGCGTTGCAGCGCCTGAGCCAGGATCTGGAATCGGCGCGGGCCTTCAATGCGTCGGTGCTGGATAACGCCGCCGAAGGCATTCTGGTGCTGGCCGAGGATGGTTTGATCCGTTTCGCCAACCCGGCGATTTCCCGGTTGCTCAATGCGCCGGTGAAGGAGCTGGAAGGGCAGGAGTTTCTCGATTTCCTGCAGAAACCGCACATTCCGCTGTGGGCCGATTCCGAGTTCTACGCCAGTTACAAACGCGGTGAGACGCTGCGTTTACACGACGCCTTGCTGCGCACCGCGCCGGGCCAGCAAGTGCCTGTGGCCCTGTCCTGCGCGCCGCTGCCGAGTGAACAGCACGCGATGGTGGTGACGGTGCTGGACATGTCGGTGGTGCGTCACCTGCATCAACAGCTCGAATTCCAGGCCGTCACCGATCCGCTGACCGGGTTGCTCAACCGCCGGGGTTTCTACCAGACCGTGGAAAACCTGCTGCTGCGCGGCGAACGCACGGACAGCAGTTGGGTGCTGATGTACCTCGATCTCGACGGCTTCAAAAGGGTTAACGATTCCCTCGGCCATGATGCCGGGGACCGAGTGTTGCGCTGGGTCTCCGAACAATTGAAAGCCTGCCTGCGGCCGTTCGATATTCTGGCGCGGATGGGCGGCGATGAGTTCACCGCGCTGCTGGATCTGGAGTTTCCCGAGCAGGCGGCGAAGATTGCCGAGAAACTCATCGAGCGGGTGTCGATCTGTCAGCAGATTGAAGGGCTGGATATCGCTCTGGGTGCGAGCATTGGCATCGCCACGTATCCGGACTGCGGCAACAACCTCGACGGCTTGATGCGTGCTTCGGACATCGCCATGTACGAAGCCAAGCGCGCCGGGCGTCAGCAATATCGCTTCTACGATCACGAAATGAACGGCCGCGCCCGCTCGCGGCTGATGCTGGAAGAGAGTGTGCGAACCGCTATCGAGAACCGTGATTTCAATCTGGTCTATCAACCGCAGGTGGCGGTGGGTGACGGCAGAATTCGCGGTTTCGAGGCGTTGCTGCGCTGGCAGCATCCGAGTGTCGGCGATGTGCCGCCGGGGCTGTTCCTGCCGTTGCTGGAAGAGGCGACGCTGATCAGCCGGCTCGGCAGCTGGATCTATCATCGCAGTGCCGGACAACGTAAGGCCTGGGAGGCTGAATTCTCCAAGGATCTGGTCATCGGCGTCAGCCTGAGCAACACCCAGTTCGGCCTGCCGAATCTGGTGACCGAATTGCGTCAGGTGCTGGAACGCCATGGATTGCAGCCACGCCAGATGGAAGTGGAAGTGACCGAAGAGGCGCTGACGGTCAATCCTGACGAGACCCGCAAGCAGCTGAAGTTGCTGCGCAATCTCGGGGTGCGGGTGGCGCTGGACGATTTCGGCTCCGGCTCCTGTTCGGTTTCGCATTTGCGGGATCTGGAGCTGGATACGCTCAAGCTCGATCGCCACTTGATCGCCCGATTGCCCCACTCGACCCGGGACGCTTCGCTGGTACGCAACGTCATTGCGCTGAGCAAGGAGTACGGGTTGCTGGTGATTGCCGAAGGCGTTGAAACCATCGAGCAATACCAATGGCTGCAAGCTCATGGTTGCGAGTACGTGCAAGGATTCCTGGTGGCGCGGCCGTTGGTCGCCGAGGACGCCACGCGCTTTGCCGAGCCCTTCGACTGGAGCGCGCTGGCCGGTTGA
- a CDS encoding substrate-binding periplasmic protein, translated as MPRLHRAFALIGLLLLAQSAAAEKLRLVFDVWPPFTDDTLVNGGLATDIVSTALARAGYASDYEQVPWARALLGVGEGRYDVLVNAWYNDERRKLGQFSDEYLLNRVRFLKRKDTPIEYNNLQELHTYPIAVVRGYAYSASFDADTALQKVPVHNFAMAVRMLAADRVKLTLEDEYVARYYLARESPKVRNAVEFLPKPLSENSLHILVSLKNPEHEQIVAGFDKAIAAMKADGSYDKLLRQHGM; from the coding sequence ATGCCGCGATTGCATCGAGCGTTCGCTTTGATCGGATTGCTGTTGCTGGCTCAAAGTGCTGCAGCGGAGAAACTGCGTCTGGTGTTCGACGTCTGGCCGCCCTTTACCGATGACACGCTGGTCAACGGTGGTCTGGCCACAGACATCGTCAGCACGGCCCTGGCCCGGGCCGGCTATGCCAGCGATTACGAACAGGTGCCGTGGGCGCGGGCGCTGCTCGGGGTTGGCGAGGGGCGTTACGACGTGCTGGTCAACGCCTGGTACAACGACGAGCGCAGGAAGCTGGGACAGTTTTCTGACGAGTACCTGCTCAACCGCGTGCGTTTCCTCAAACGCAAAGACACGCCCATCGAATACAACAACCTGCAGGAACTGCACACCTATCCGATTGCGGTGGTGCGCGGTTATGCCTATTCGGCGTCGTTCGATGCCGACACCGCGTTGCAGAAAGTCCCTGTGCATAACTTCGCCATGGCCGTGCGCATGCTGGCGGCGGATCGGGTCAAGCTGACCCTGGAAGATGAATACGTCGCCCGTTATTACCTGGCCCGTGAATCACCGAAAGTGCGCAACGCGGTGGAGTTTCTGCCCAAGCCGCTGAGCGAAAACAGCCTGCACATTCTGGTCAGCCTGAAGAACCCGGAGCACGAGCAGATCGTGGCCGGGTTCGACAAGGCGATTGCGGCGATGAAGGCTGATGGCAGCTATGACAAGCTGCTCAGGCAGCATGGGATGTAA
- a CDS encoding M48 metallopeptidase family protein — MTALKYLQAYPAQLQDQVRQLIAEDRLGDYLSQRYPGRHDVQSDKALYGYALDLKQEYLRNAPAIDKVLFDNRLDLTHRALGLHTTVSRVQGGKLKAKKEIRIASLFKEAAPEFLKMIVVHELAHFKESDHNKAFYKLCEHMLPGYHQIEFDLRVYLTWRDMQ; from the coding sequence ATGACTGCGTTGAAATACCTCCAGGCCTATCCCGCGCAATTGCAGGATCAGGTGCGCCAATTGATTGCCGAGGATCGCCTCGGTGATTACCTGAGCCAACGCTATCCGGGCCGCCACGATGTGCAGAGCGACAAAGCCTTGTACGGCTACGCGCTGGACCTGAAACAGGAATACCTGCGCAACGCCCCTGCCATCGACAAGGTCCTGTTCGACAACCGCCTCGACCTGACCCACCGCGCCCTCGGCCTGCACACCACGGTCTCGCGGGTGCAGGGCGGCAAGCTCAAGGCCAAGAAAGAGATTCGTATCGCCTCGCTGTTCAAGGAGGCCGCGCCTGAGTTTTTGAAGATGATCGTCGTGCACGAACTGGCGCACTTCAAGGAGTCGGATCACAACAAGGCGTTCTATAAATTATGTGAGCACATGCTGCCGGGCTATCACCAGATCGAGTTCGATCTGCGGGTGTACCTGACGTGGCGGGACATGCAATAA
- a CDS encoding GNAT family N-acetyltransferase — MTIEWVCKHHSDLGLEQLYAILKLRSEVFVVEQRCAYLDPDGQDLDGDTCHLMGWEGDQLVAYLRLLDPESQGGDVVIGRVLTAPAGRGKGLGHQMMEQALKQAEKRWPEVPIYLSAQAHLQGYYGRYGFVVAGEEYLEDDIPHIGMRRS; from the coding sequence ATGACAATCGAGTGGGTCTGCAAACATCACAGCGATCTGGGACTGGAGCAGCTGTACGCCATTTTGAAATTGCGCTCGGAGGTGTTCGTGGTCGAACAGCGCTGCGCGTATCTGGATCCGGACGGTCAGGATCTGGACGGCGACACCTGCCATTTGATGGGTTGGGAAGGTGATCAGTTGGTGGCGTACCTGCGCCTGCTGGACCCGGAATCCCAGGGTGGCGACGTGGTGATCGGCCGCGTACTGACAGCGCCGGCCGGGCGTGGCAAGGGGTTGGGCCATCAAATGATGGAACAGGCGCTGAAACAGGCCGAGAAGCGTTGGCCTGAAGTGCCGATCTATCTGTCGGCCCAGGCGCATTTGCAGGGGTATTACGGTCGGTACGGGTTTGTCGTGGCGGGTGAGGAGTATCTGGAGGATGACATTCCGCACATCGGGATGCGGCGTTCCTGA